aaataagaaatatcATAAAGGTAAAATCAGTTTCTTTAGTTCCACCAACTAGGATCATGTATTGGTTAAGTTTAACCAATATATGTTATGATCCGATCTTATCTTAAGAACACTTGTGTTCTTCTATAACTGCATACCTGTCAGCTCTGTGAAAGACGACTATATTCCCCATAGAATCGATAGCAACCGCCGAAGGTTGACTTTGAATGGTCGACAACCATTTTGAGTCAGCAACGTATTTATCGGAGTACGTTTTGATTTGTGTAATTTCCTGAATTTCCAATAGTTTTACTGTAGAAaacttaatatttaaaatggtCGAATAGGTAAACTCACCGGTCTTAATGTGGTTTTCGTTTCAAAGTGCGTTTGAGTAATTTCTTCGACATGGTTACTGAATTGATCGTCTTGGGCAGGAAGCAGTGAACCAGGTTTTCGATGACCTCCATGATTAGCTAAGTACTCCAtctggtcttttttttcaggCTCTGGAATCGTCTTATGGGGATCGCCTGTCGTACCAAAGACGTTGTTGTATTCCAATTGCTCCTATTGCAAAAAGATGAAAGCTTTAAAAAGACACCAGCagttcatttttctaaaagaaaCTTACGAGATTAATTGACATTTTATTGGAAATTACTACGGTACCATTTTCTTGACCATGGCTACCATGAAGAGCATGCTCTTCCAGCAACGGATTAGGGGGTAGCGGTTCATCAGAGTCTAGGGGAAATAAGGTAGGCACCCGAGAACACTGGTCAGTACAAATCTGGTAGGAAGTTCCAATTTTTGCATCCGTGTAATACATCAGATACAAATTGCACATCTCATCGCCGGCAGTTGATCCTATAGGTtacaatcaaaaatttttttttaaatttataacgATATACTTCAATATTTAATGATTGATTACAAAGAAGGGGAAAACTCACCCATATACGTTGTTTCGTTCTTGCTAGTGGAGTCATATGTGCACCTTGCAGCAATAATATCACCCGATTCTAAATCAAATACGTGAGGCATGCCGTAGAACGCCTGTGGCCATTGCGGATTTCCTCGTGCAATTTCTTCTATTTGCCCGTTCTAGGTTTGTCAAATGTGTATGTCAATTGAAAGTTTACGCTAATAAGAACACTTAATGACAATCCTATTCATGCAAACCAAAGTCGAGATTAgtttaaagaagaaagataCCATTTGTCCAAGCTTGTATCCCGTAATGACACGTCCCAATGCGTGCGCATGTGTGCGATATGCGAATAAGTGAAGGGGAGCAGGTACATTAACAGTACAACAGGCATCAGCATGAACCTCTGTTAAATAAATGGTTCAAAAGGATTCATGCAGTCAAATTCAATCAACaagagtagaaaaatcttACTTGGCATGAATGGTGGAATAACTGCTCCTCCAATCAGTAAAAATATTCCAGCAATATATTTTTGTCTAGTCAAAGGAAGATTTAATTTCAGTaaataacataatttttttgtaaatcatTACTCTTCACTAGTCACATCAATATCCATTCCACTGTAGTCTTTTTCACCAGGAGGTAAAGTGTGTGCATAATGGATTTGAAGGACCAAATATTTCACTGAAGTTTGAGTGCCTCCGAAACGAAAGCCAACTGAAGGTGGCAAGCTTGTAGGAGGGGCATTTTTAGCCCAAGCAAACATAATACTTGATGATCCTGAACACACACCATGGTGTCCACAATccctttaaaattaattgaggTGATTATGTCTTAATTTTTCTTACTAATTCAATTGTTTACCATGACATTTCCGTTGATGGAACATCTGAACAACCATAGAGAAGCATGTGGTGAGCCCTTTCCGCACTTCCCTCAATTTTGTATTGAGTGATGTATAATTGCTCATCTCTGGCATCAAATGCAGTGCAAAGATAGTCGTCATTctaaatcaaagaattcatttttcaGTAAAATGTATATTTACGTTGTGAAAAAGTATTACCTTCTGAGGGATTATCCCTGGCATTCTCAATTTAATGTTTGAGCCACCATTTGTGGTGGGTTCACCAACTGGTAGTTTTCTGATTAATCCATTACAAGCACAGAACACCATGGCCAACACAAGGACCCTTTCCATTTTGTTGTGTAAGGTTTCCTCGCCAAGATAGAACTACGAACTGATAGCTTACGTGTCAAAATATGATGGCGAATCTACAAGCCTTAAGCGCctggaaaaattgaaaggCTTTTCTACGCACAAACAAGATTGGATGATGAATAGAATAGTGGCATATAAGTATACACAATACACAACACCGAGGTTCGGTGGTCACGTCAGAGTTTTTCTGGGGAGACCTTGAGGCTTGAGCCGCTACAGCCTCCACACTTCCAGTTTATTCCGACTATAATGCAAAAGATGGCGCTGATCCgtcaaatgtaaaatatttaacCAAAAATACGAATACGAATACGAATCCCAAAATCACATAAAAgacataataattaaaaaaaaaaaacagccgaagtaaatttaaataaatctcCCGAAAAATGTATGCCAATAAAGACAATTTTTACACAGATATTTAACTGTTTCGACTTTCGAGATTTGAGATGTTGCGAAAATGGAAAACGTAAGAGGGGAAATGCCGAAATGAGGTCTTTAGTAGTACAAGTATTGCACTCCTTTACGTAGTAAAATAGCTTCGCAATCCTGTGGATTCTCGTCGAAGGGTTTCAGAAACAGAAACAATGGTATCGAGACTTGAAAATGGAGAGATTACCATCATCAACCATAATTCCATTCGACTCGTTTCATTGCTGGGAATTGGCAAAGGAGATTTTCTTGGTTGTCAAACCGTATTTTTGgcaaattaaacaaattggGTTTGGACTAAAGGACAAAATATATAGCTATTTAAAATCAGTTAAAAATACTGTTTAGTTAATCTAACGATTTTGTCCAATTTACAAAAAGCAGAAGAATGATTAAATCTCCCGCCTCTGAATCACTACCCTACTAGGCTATTCAGCATATAATAAAATTAGCAAATGGAATATAGCTACTACATTCAACACACTGTAATAATGCTGACAAGTGACAGGGGTCCACAGGGGCCTTTAGAACATCGAGTTGAAATAACAAATTGACGTGTTTCTACCCGAATACGTAGGCCTTAATAGAAAATCGATCACCAAAGCGCAGGTAAAATGGTGCGTGCACTTGGTGACGTCACCGCTCTATAGAACCGAACACAGCATAAGGCCAAACGGCAACCGGACGGCCCGGATTTCATTGAAATTATCGCTCGACAAATGTtccagttttctcttttcttcgcaGATAGAGTTGCTGTTATTTCACTACACACTGTGTCGTGTCTGTGTGTTGCCGTCCGACATTTTctagtcaagaaaaaaaaaaggaaaacattttcatggaggagaataaaaaaaagaatgacgaGTTTATCAGTTCACCGGAGAGGAAGTGAAGTTCATCAATATTCGTTGACTTGTTCCAGATAAAAAAGGCGAGCAGCGCATATCAACATCCGCCTCACGCGGCGCGGTCGCCCCACCACCCGGGCTGCATGGTGGTCACTGACGATGAAATCAATAGAGATCGAGCTGCTGGGGAGGAGTTCATCAATCCTTTCTCTTCCTTCCCACATCTTGGCGATGTGTCGAGGGTGAAAATGTGGAACTTTGGACCGACGAGCgaattcgaaaaaagaaaacaaaaatacaacctCGTTCCATGAATCTATGGAGTGGATACTAAATCCCATATCCAACAGCAGCCAACTGCTGGCATTTCGAAAGTACGAGAAGCCCAagcgacgaaaaagaaaatatcataACGTGAAAAAAAGGGTGGGATATCGCGGACCGGATATTTGGCATGTGGCCTTTCGATTCACCCCGCTGGCCGAAATCAGAGATGGCAATGATCGAACTTTTGACCCGGCAGCGAGTATGCAGATTATCCTTTCCTCGACCCTTTCTTTCTCGCAACACATAGTCGCATGTGTACTGTACATACACGAATAACAATCTTAGCGACGGTATGATGTCATCGTCGGTGACATACGGCATCAGCCAAGGCATCAGCCCGCTCTATATTCTATTAACGGGTTATCATAAGCACCGGTACAACTTATTTGCCTTATTTAgctgtgtaaatcaatttcattttttatttgtcaatttttattaaCACAACAGCAATAACGCTTAATTTTAATTCTGCGTTTATTGATTGATTATACCTTAGAATTTCAACTAATTTAGTCTATTTCTTCGGAGTTTGTCTCCGTCGTTCGTGCCTGTTGAAATTCGAATCAAAAATTAGTTTTGATTCGAGTTCAACGATCGGCCTGACTTTTGGTAAATATCGGACGTCCTCTTCTTTCTCCCACCAAACCCCCCTTTTAGTACACGTTCTCACGACACCAATCATCTCTCCATCATCTGCCAGTGACAtcacatcccccccccctttaaaaCGAGTCGTACTGGCGTATAGGAATAACAGCATAGCAGGGCGATAGAGTCTGTAGCAACTCATCGATCAGCAAAGTGGAAGGATAAAAATCCACCGACAGCAATTTGTGTAACGATTTTAAATGAAAGCAGCACGTCACACTTGGACTTGGTATATACTTGTCACCGGGACATGTGTGGAAGATAACGATGACGGGTAGCATGTAGGGATGTCGATCAGCCGGATGTATATCCATTATTCAGCACATATACACTTGCCGTTGGATTGATTCCgtcatttttattatcataTATCAAATATTAATATAATTGCGTCTGAATCAAAACTGAGCTTGCGACGACCCACAGCAAGTATGTTTGAAATTCTAGATCTATCGGTAAAGTACAACTCGTTGGTATTACTTTTAACAatttaaatttgcatttttttttaatgattcgcAATTGAATGGCTTAAATCGAGGACTATAACGGTCATCAGTTGTATGTCTGCAATTTGTTGGGAGATATACGGGGACAACTCATTTTTCTCccgtataatattttttctgaaTGGTGTCCATTAGTGTTGGAAGTTTACAGACGAAAAAGAAGGCGCCTCGACAATATGTCTGACACGTAACAtgatggtgtgtgtgtgtcattgtCCCGCTGTATttgcttcttctctttcacgCTCCTTCCAGCAGCCCCCTCTCCATGGTCCTATATTCCTTCCTGAtcgtcgggaaaaaaaaaaaatctttccagCCCAGCCGGTTACTTCCTATTCTTACATCGAGACTATCGGAAGTCCTAACCGTTGGGCGCCCAGCAGCGTCGCCAACGAGCGCCGCAACACATTCAACCATATATAACCATCCAACCAATTGACTCAACTCGTTTTACAGAGTCCTTCTTATATTATTTGCCATCTTCTTTTCGTACTCGTTGGGCTCTATACACCGGTTTGTCGCCTCTCTTTTTgattattccccccccccctgttttCGTTGTGGCAGCGCTTGAAGTCTCGGCGCATCGATTGACCTTTTCTTCAACATACCTCTCGCCATCTTGATTGCATTATGTGTGTACCCTCCTACGCTCGGCGGCGGAACACCGGAAACTTGTCAAACGAATTCAATCAACCTAATCTGCAGCCAACGCCTTTGCCAGTTCTCTTTTCACGATTTCACCTCGTTTTCTCGTCGGTGGATTGCGCTCGATTTAAAAGGATCAAAGCttcaaagaaattcaatttgaaggaggggggggggggactcatCTCCTTCTGCTTTTGACCACAAAAGCCGAGCGACAAACATATAGAGTATAATTTGCAACAGACGATTGGTGCGGCAGAGATATTAATCGACACAGCTCAGCGTGAATCACCGCGCGCGCGTCTGTTGGCGGGGAGGGGACACCAGGAGTCGTCGCCAAGTGGCTGCCGAGTTATGACCatcggcgtgtgtgtgtttctgtcGAAACGAATCCAACAATTAGCTCGCCCTTTTGCGGTGTTACACACTCGTTTTCTCCATCCAGTCGTTATTTAGACGAATTTCAACGATGTGATTGTGATTGCCGCTTTATGGCTTGGCTGAAGTACCAAATGGAAATTGGTCGTCAACGGTCGGTGAATTCCTCCTTGAAATCTAAACCACAAGTTCTACCCATTACCAGTAGACGCGACTGTCTGGTTTTGATCTTTATTCAATCGGAGAAATATTGTAAAATATCCATCATTATTATCTACGAATTTCCATCGATATCAAATAGTATGGCGATGCACAATGGACGAACGTCTATAAGCCCATGGCCAGACACAATATCTCTTGAGAATCTGGGGCCTATACAATACGTCTAGTCGTTTAGAGAGGGGGGCTACATGGCTATATATGTACCGACGTCGAGTCTTTTAAAAGCGGCCAGCGATTAAAGCATCGATGTTGGAGGCCAATGGAGCGAGGGCTAATCGGACGCACCCCCCGTTACgctattcttcttctcctagTACGTCTATAGGACCTGGGCAGGTTTCTCGGTACCTTAATAGCCCCTG
The sequence above is drawn from the Daphnia pulicaria isolate SC F1-1A chromosome 1, SC_F0-13Bv2, whole genome shotgun sequence genome and encodes:
- the LOC124342993 gene encoding peptidyl-glycine alpha-amidating monooxygenase B-like isoform X2; translation: MERVLVLAMVFCACNGLIRKLPVGEPTTNGGSNIKLRMPGIIPQKNDDYLCTAFDARDEQLYITQYKIEGSAERAHHMLLYGCSDVPSTEMSWDCGHHGVCSGSSSIMFAWAKNAPPTSLPPSVGFRFGGTQTSVKYLVLQIHYAHTLPPGEKDYSGMDIDVTSEEQKYIAGIFLLIGGAVIPPFMPKVHADACCTVNVPAPLHLFAYRTHAHALGRVITGYKLGQMNGQIEEIARGNPQWPQAFYGMPHVFDLESGDIIAARCTYDSTSKNETTYMGSTAGDEMCNLYLMYYTDAKIGTSYQICTDQCSRVPTLFPLDSDEPLPPNPLLEEHALHGSHGQENGTVVISNKMSINLEQLEYNNVFGTTGDPHKTIPEPEKKDQMEYLANHGGHRKPGSLLPAQDDQFSNHVEEITQTHFETKTTLRPEITQIKTYSDKYVADSKWLSTIQSQPSAVAIDSMGNIVVFHRADRAWGFNTFGFDNRLADPSIGPIEEATIILFDHIDSQVINKGGQKMFYLPHGLTIDDDDCLWVTDVGAHQVFKLTPLRKNTNGLQILLELGKKLEPGSGDGEFCKPTSVAVLPSGEFFVADGYCNSRVIKYTKAGIKISEWKAGTTSPMSVPHSLTLVPEREMVCVADRENGRIQCFSINDGRLQMILKFPEFRTSLYAVAYTGGNMYAVNGPSSSNGKAVPAEGFIIDMKGSGEIVSVFGSKASTHLGTPHALALGPNGSSIYIADISPYRVLKLIPEAVGMASNLIKTKESIQNPASKSSSIEHLIDLDVSSFSTSMIILSILAVPLLVIIIVVSIIRLRQRGCCSDSKRTAKLDLGSLLGHRDPIRGGFEKLAMEDSDGEGELDSDSDADVVEFTKASA
- the LOC124342993 gene encoding peptidyl-glycine alpha-amidating monooxygenase B-like isoform X1 codes for the protein MERVLVLAMVFCACNGLIRKLPVGEPTTNGGSNIKLRMPGIIPQKNDDYLCTAFDARDEQLYITQYKIEGSAERAHHMLLYGCSDVPSTEMSWDCGHHGVCSGSSSIMFAWAKNAPPTSLPPSVGFRFGGTQTSVKYLVLQIHYAHTLPPGEKDYSGMDIDVTSEEQKYIAGIFLLIGGAVIPPFMPKVHADACCTVNVPAPLHLFAYRTHAHALGRVITGYKLGQMNGQIEEIARGNPQWPQAFYGMPHVFDLESGDIIAARCTYDSTSKNETTYMGSTAGDEMCNLYLMYYTDAKIGTSYQICTDQCSRVPTLFPLDSDEPLPPNPLLEEHALHGSHGQENGTVVISNKMSINLEQLEYNNVFGTTGDPHKTIPEPEKKDQMEYLANHGGHRKPGSLLPAQDDQFSNHVEEITQTHFETKTTLRPEITQIKTYSDKYVADSKWLSTIQSQPSAVAIDSMGNIVVFHRADRAWGFNTFGFDNRLADPSIGPIEEATIILFDHIDSQVINKGGQKMFYLPHGLTIDDDDCLWVTDVGAHQVFKLTPLRKNTNGLQILLELGKKLEPGSGDGEFCKPTSVAVLPSGEFFVADGYCNSRVIKYTKAGIKISEWKAGTTSPMSVPHSLTLVPEREMVCVADRENGRIQCFSINDGRLQMILKFPEFRTSLYAVAYTGGNMYAVNGPSSSNGKAVPAEGFIIDMKGSGEIVSVFGSKASTHLGTPHALALGPNGSSIYIADISPYRVLKLIPEEAVGMASNLIKTKESIQNPASKSSSIEHLIDLDVSSFSTSMIILSILAVPLLVIIIVVSIIRLRQRGCCSDSKRTAKLDLGSLLGHRDPIRGGFEKLAMEDSDGEGELDSDSDADVVEFTKASA